The nucleotide sequence TCAGCGGCCAGGGCCTGCTGGTTCTTGGTCATGAACCAGTAATTGGCGGCCATTCCTAGGCCGCAGAGGGTAACGATGATCCAGGCTTTGCGATCCATGTAGTTTCGAGAAATGAGAGCTGAGAGAGAAGGAAGAAAGAGGGAGGCGGGAGATCACTCTTCAGGCGTTAGGCGCGAAGAAGCTGCGGCCGAGGCGGAAGCAGGCGGCGAGTCTGAACTCTGGACGCCTTCGTGTCTGTGGCAAGAACAGGTTCCTTTTGTAATGGAACCTCGCGGCGGCACCGGGTCATGCCCTTGGCCACCCCAGGGATTACAGCGGAGGATGCGCCAAGTGCCCATGGCACTGCCTTTGAAAAAGCCGTGAGTTTCCACAGCCTGAAGAAAAT is from Prosthecobacter debontii and encodes:
- the yidD gene encoding membrane protein insertion efficiency factor YidD, producing MKWLVRILIRGYQRVISPVIHALGGPGSGCRFTPTCSEYFLQAVETHGFFKGSAMGTWRILRCNPWGGQGHDPVPPRGSITKGTCSCHRHEGVQSSDSPPASASAAASSRLTPEE